The Brassica oleracea var. oleracea cultivar TO1000 chromosome C6, BOL, whole genome shotgun sequence genome includes a region encoding these proteins:
- the LOC106296908 gene encoding uncharacterized protein LOC106296908 has translation MFMTLAAANAVSFNSKLILFRIRCSDSSPKRGFGSKKEEKDPSLLQRKPSSKQPVSAPRKAPGLNSQFEGKPGRSFDVDFEERLENIRRSALEKKKTQVVNEFGPIDYDAPAPVQTDQKTIGLGAKVGVGIAVVVFGLVFALGDFLPTGSDSPTEKTSVVKNKISEEEKATLQQRLKEFETTLDGAPNDQTALEGAAVTLTNLGEYSRAATLLEKLAKERPTDPDVFRLLGEVNFELKNYEGSIAAYKISEKVSKGIDLEVTRGLMNAYLAAKKPDEAVKFLLDTRERLNTRKTSTADSVPAETEPDLDPIQVELLLGKAYSDWGHISDAIAVYDRLITDHPEDFRGYLAKGIILKENGSRGDAERMFIQARFFAPDKAKAFVDRYSKL, from the exons ATGTTCATGACACTAGCGGCTGCTAACGCCGTCTCGTTCAACTCAAAGCTTATCTTGTTTCGAATTCGCTGCTCGGATTCTAGCCCTAAGCGCGGATTTGGCTCTAAAAAG GAAGAGAAAGATCCATCGTTACTGCAAAG GAAACCATCTTCGAAACAGCCTGTCTCTGCTCCCAGAA AGGCACCTGGTTTGAATTCTCAGTTCGAAGGCAAACCTGGTCGGTCTTTCGATGTAGACTTTGAGGAACGTCTTGAAAACATTCGAAG GTCAGCTCTTGAGAAGAAAAAGACACAAGTAGTTAATGAGTTTGGTCCGATAGACTATGATGCACCTGCACCAGTCCAGACAGATCAGAAAACAATTGGTCTCGGTGCCAAG GTTGGAGTTGGCATTGCTGTTGTTGTCTTTGGTTTAGTTTTTGCTCTTGGAGACTTTCTTCCCACAGGAAG TGATAGTCCAACCGAGAAGACCTCGGTGGTTAAAAATAAAATTTCAGAGGAGGAGAAAGCCACGCTTCAG CAAAGGCTCAAAGAGTTTGAAACAACTCTCGATGGGGCTCCTAATGATCAAACTGCTCTAGAG GGCGCAGCTGTAACACTGACTAATCTGGGAGAGTATTCACGGGCTGCTACGCTTCTTGAGAAATTGGCTAAG GAGAGACCAACTGACCCTGATGTCTTTCGGTTGCTTGGAGAAGTAAATTTTGAACTTAAGAACTATGAAGGCAGTATCGCTGCTTACAAAATTTCTGAAAAG GTTTCTAAAGGCATTGATCTTGAAGTCACACGAGGCCTCATGAACGCTTATCTAGCTGCTAAGAAACCAGACGAG GCTGTCAAATTTCTTCTGGATACTCGCGAACGATTGAATACAAGGAAAACTAGCACAGCAGACAGTGTTCCCGCTGAAACTGAACCAGATCTAGACCCAATTCAG GTTGAGTTGCTTCTTGGAAAAGCTTATTCAGACTGGGGACATATCAGCGACGCTATAGCTGTTTATGATCGGCTTATCACTGACCATCCTGAAGACTTCCGAGGTTACTTGGCTAAG GGAATTATACTGAAAGAAAATGGAAGCAGAGGAGATGCAGAGAGAATGTTCATCCAG GCACGGTTTTTCGCACCAGACAAAGCCAAGGCCTTTGTGGATAGATATTCCAAACTGTGA
- the LOC106296276 gene encoding reticulon-like protein B22, which translates to MGEVGKAMGLLISGTLVYYHCSYRDATILSLFADVLIVLLCSLAILGLLFRQLNVSVPVDPLEWQISQDTASNIVARLANTVGAAEAVLRVAATGHDKRLFVKVVICLYFLSALGRLISGVTVAYAGLCMFCLSMLLCQNSQPLGSCVLKLGNGEVLEQDAHSDA; encoded by the exons ATGGGAGAAGTAGGGAAGGCGATGGGGTTGCTGATAAGCGGGACGCTAGTCTATTATCACTGCTCATATCGCGACGCGACTATTCTCTCTCTATTCGCCGATGTACTCATCGTTCTCTTGTGCTCACTCGCCATCCTCGGTCTCCTCTTTCGCCAACTCAATGTCTC GGTTCCAGTGGATCCGCTAGAGTGGCAAATATCACAGGACACAGCAAGTAACATCGTTGCGCGCTTAGCTAATACGGTTGGAGCAGCAGAGGCCGTTCTGAGGGTTGCAGCAACAGGACACGACAAGAGGCTTTTTGTCAAG GTCGTGATCTGCTTATACTTTTTGTCAGCCCTAGGACGACTTATATCAGGTGTAACCGTTGCGTATGCAG GACTATGCATGTTCTGTCTCTCCATGCTCCTCTGTCAGAACTCTCAACCTCTTGGAAGCTGTGTACTGAAGCTAGGAAACGGCGAGGTTTTAGAACAAGATGCACATTCTGATGCATAA
- the LOC106296277 gene encoding ubiquitin-conjugating enzyme E2 35-like encodes MANSSLPRRIIKETQRLLSEPAPGISASPSEDNMRYFNVMVLGPSQSPYEGGVFKLELFLPEEYPMSAPKVRFLTKIYHPSIDKLGRICLDILQDKWSPALQIRTVLLSIQALLSAPNPDDPLSENIAKHWKSNEAEAVETAKEWTRLYASGA; translated from the exons ATGGCGAACAGTAGTCTACCACGAAGAATCATCAAG GAAACTCAACGTCTGCTCAGTGAACCGG CTCCTGGTATAAGTGCATCTCCATCTGAGGATAACATGAGGTACTTCAACGTTATGGTACTTGGTCCTTCACAATCACCTTATGAAG GAGGAGTTTTTAAGTTGGAGCTCTTTTTGCCTGAAGAATACCCTATGTCAGCTCCCAAG GTTAGGTTTCTCACCAAGATATACCATCCCAGCATTGATAAG CTTGGAAGAATCTGTCTCGATATTCTGCAAGACAAATGGAGCCCTGCTCTACAAATACGAACAGTGCTCCTAAG TATTCAAGCTCTTCTGAGTGCACCAAACCCTGATGATCCCTTGTCTGAGAACATCGCTAAGCATTGGAAGAGTAATGAGGCTGAAGCTGTGGAGACAG CTAAAGAATGGACCCGTCTTTACGCAAGCGGTGCATGA
- the LOC106300466 gene encoding V-type proton ATPase catalytic subunit A: protein MPAFYGGKLTTFEDDEKESEYGYVRKVSGPVVVADGMAGAAMYELVRVGHDNLIGEIIRLEGDSATIQVYEETAGLTVNDPVLRTHKPLSVELGPGILGNIFDGIQRPLKTIAKRSGDVYIPRGVSVPALDKDCPWEFQPNDFVEGDTITGGDLYATVFENTLMTHRVALPPDAMGKITYIAPAGQYSLKDTVLELEFQGVKKSYTMLQSWPVRTPRPVASKLAADTPLLTGQRVLDALFPSVLGGTCAIPGAFGCGKTVISQALSKYSNSDAVVYVGCGERGNEMAEVLMDFPQLTMTLPDGREESVMKRTTLVANTSNMPVAAREASIYTGITIAEYFRDMGYNVSMMADSTSRWAEALREISGRLAEMPADSGYPAYLAARLASFYERAGKVKCLGGPERDGSVTIVGAVSPPGGDFSDPVTSATLSIVQVFWGLDKKLAQRKHFPSVNWLISYSKYSTALESFYEKFDPDFINIRTKAREVLQREDDLNEIVQLVGKDALAEGDKITLETAKLLREDYLAQNAFTPYDKFCPFYKSVWMMRNIIHFYNLANQAVERAAGMDGQKITYTLIKHRLGDLFYRLVSQKFEDPAEGEAALVAKFKKLYEDLSAGFRALEDETR from the exons ATGCCGGCGTTTTACGGAGGGAAGCTCACGACCTTCGAGGACGATGAGAAGGAGAGCGAGTATGGTTACGTTCGCAAG GTTTCAGGGCCCGTCGTTGTGGCTGATGGTATGGCAGGTGCTGCTATGTATGAGTTAGTCCGTGTTGGGCATGATAATCTGATTGGAGAAATCATCCGTCTTGAAGGAGATTCCGCCACCATCCAAG TTTACGAGGAAACAGCTGGACTGACTGTTAATGATCCTGTTCTTCGAACCCACAAG CCTCTTTCTGTGGAGCTTGGACCAGGAATATTGGGAAACATCTTCGATGGAATTCAG AGGCCTTTGAAGACTATTGCGAAAAGATCTGGTGATGTCTACATCCCTCGTGGTGTGTCTGTTCCTGCTCTTGACAAAGATTGTCCTTGGGAGTTCCAGCCCAATGATTTTG TCGAGGGAGACACAATAACTGGTGGTGACTTGTATGCT ACCGTCTTTGAGAACACTTTGATGACTCACCGTGTTGCCCTTCCTCCGGATGCCATGGGAAAGATCACTTACATTGCTCCAGCTGGTCAATATTCCCTTAAG GATACAGTGCTCGAGCTTGAATTCCAGGGGGTTAAGAAATCGTACACCATGCTTCAG AGCTGGCCTGTACGTACGCCTAGGCCAGTTGCATCCAAACTTGCTGCCGATACTCCTCTTCTTACGGGGCAG CGTGTCCTTGATGCACTTTTCCCCTCTGTTCTCGGTGGAACCTGTGCCATTCCTGGTGCTTTTGGCTGTGGGAAAACTGTTATCAGTCAGGCCCTTTCCAAG TACTCCAACTCCGATGCTGTTGTCTACGTTGGTTGTGGAGAGAGAGGAAATGAAATGGCTGAG GTGCTTATGGACTTCCCACAATTGACAATGACGTTACCTGATGGCCGTGAGGAATCTGTCATGAAACGTACTACACTGGTTGCCAACACCTCTAACATGCCTGTGGCAGCTCGCGAAGCCTCAATTTACACAG GAATCACTATCGCTGAATATTTTAGAGACATGGGCTACAATGTTAGTATGATGGCAGACTCAACTTCCCGTTGGGCAGAAGCATTGAGAGAAATTTCAGGGCGGCTG GCTGAAATGCCTGCCGACAGTGGATATCCTGCCTATCTTGCAGCACGTTTAGCATCTTTCTATGAACGTGCTGGTAAAGTAAAATGTCTCGGTGGACCAGAGCGTGATGGAAGTGTGACAATTGTTGGTGCTGTTTCACCTCCTGGTGGAGACTTTTCAGATCCTGTGACTTCTGCAACCCTTAGTATTGTGCAG GTCTTTTGGGGTTTGGACAAAAAACTTGCCCAGAGAAAGCATTTTCCTTCTGTTAATTGGCTGATTTCCTACTCAAAATATTCTACG GCATTGGAATCTTTCTATGAGAAGTTCGATCCAGATTTCATCAACATCAGGACAAAGGCCAGAGAGGTGTTACAGAGGGAAGATGATCTTAATGAAATTGTCCAG CTTGTGGGAAAGGATGCGCTAGCGGAAGGTGACAAAATCACCTTGGAAACAGCTAAGCTGTTGAGGGAAGACTACCTTGCTCAAAACGCGTTCACACC ATATGACAAGTTCTGCCCTTTCTACAAGTCTGTGTGGATGATGCGTAACATTATCCATTTCTACAACCTAGCCAATCAG GCGGTTGAAAGAGCAGCGGGAATGGATGGTCAAAAGATTACTTACACTCTCATCAAGCATCGCTTGGGAGATCTTTTCTACCGTTTAGT GTCTCAGAAATTCGAAGATCCAGCAGAAGGGGAGGCTGCGCTAGTGGCGAAATTCAAGAAACTGTACGAGGATCTCAGTGCTGGATTCCGTGCCTTGGAGGATGAAACTCGGTAA
- the LOC106298721 gene encoding uncharacterized protein LOC106298721 — MGNTIGTDIGGFIGNVFTAPFKATLGRSCLNVCSGPWDLSCFIEHFCLPDIAKLVLISGLCVIILMFITLLFKLGICQCVVKSICKMSCAACAMYWFAIGEMIRCLWHSLTNTKRVYRRKRLRDIEAASYSYPSDDEPSSADSTRPKQRRRRRTRRRSKHNHNRGSNRRLVRLKSRQMSIRVGGKSRRVRSGRKMKSSRVRVKKKILKVNDLV; from the exons ATGGGCAACACTATAGGAACCGACATCGGTGGTTTTATTGGCAACGTATTCACAGCACCCTTCAAAGCCACACTTGGAAGATCCTGTCT AAATGTATGCTCAGGGCCATGGGATCTTTCATGTTTCATAGAACATTTCTGTCTTCCTGATATTGCCAAGCTCGTCCTGATCTCAGGCCTCTGTGTCATTA TTTTGATGTTCATCACCCTCTTGTTCAAGCTTGGAATCTGCCAATGTGTTGTTAAAAGCATATGCAAAATGTCTTGCGCCGCTTGTGCAATGTACTGGTTCGCTATTGGAGAGATGATTCGTTGCTTGTGGCACAGTTTGACGAACACTAAACGTGTCTACCGCAGAAAACGTCTCCGTGACATCGAAGCCGCGAGTTACAGTTATCCAAGCGATGACGAACCAAGTTCAGCAGACAGCACTAGGCCAAAGCAGAGAAGAAGGAGAAGAACAAGACGAAGAAGCAAACACAACCATAACCGTGGCAGCAACCGTCGCCTTGTAAGGCTAAAGAGTAGACAAATGTCTATACGAGTGGGAGGCAAATCAAGGAGAGTAAGAAGTGGTAGAAAAATGAAATCTAGTAGAGTGAGAGTTAAGAAGAAGATCCTCAAAGTCAATGATTTGGTTTAA